A single genomic interval of Labeo rohita strain BAU-BD-2019 chromosome 13, IGBB_LRoh.1.0, whole genome shotgun sequence harbors:
- the ckba gene encoding creatine kinase, brain a — MRFFQWDEWTANSSQWERLSCTIKQTLHHDLVLENRQTPHRVHTPTGKIGIFVSSQSSSSSSTPQPTKTTAMPFGNSHNQLKMKNSSEQEYPDLSKHNNHMAKVLTPALYEKLRSKQTPSGFTLDDVIQTGVDNPGHPFIMTVGCVAGDEETYDVFKELLDPVIQDRHGGYKPTDKHKTDLNPSNLKGGDDLDANYVLSSRVRTGRSIRGFCLPPHCSRGERRAVEKLSVEALGALTGDLKGKYYALKNMTDAEQQQLIDDHFLFDKPVSPLLLASGMARDWPDARGIWHNDNKTFLVWVNEEDHLRVISMQKGGNMKEVFNRFCTGLTKIEELFKNKGHAFMWNEHLGYVLTCPSNLGTGLRAGVHVKLPNLSKYRQFEEILKRLRLQKRGTGGVDTAAVGGVFDISNADRLGFSEVELVQMVVDGVKLLIEMEKRLEKGQAIEDLMPAQK; from the exons ATGAGGTTCTTCCAATGGGATGAATGGACTGCGAATAGCAGCCAATGGGAGCGGCTTTCCTGTACTATAAAACAAACGCTCCATCACGATCTAGTGCTGGAGAACAGACAGACGCCACATAGAGTTCATACTCCTACCGGAAAAATAGGGATCTTTGTCTCCTCTCAGTCTTCCTCTAGTTCTAGCACCCCACAACCCACG AAAACCACAGCCATGCCTTTTGGGAACAGTCACAACCAGCTGAAGATGAAGAACTCCTCTGAGCAGGAATATCCCGACCTCAGCAAGCACAACAACCATATGGCCAAGGTCCTCACACCGGCGCTGTATGAGAAGTTGCGCTCCAAACAGACACCCAGCGGGTTTACGCTGGACGACGTAATCCAGACCGGGGTAGATAACCCAG GCCACCCATTCATTATGACTGTGGGTTGTGTGGCTGGGGATGAGGAGACCTATGATGTGTTCAAGGAGCTGCTGGACCCTGTTATTCAGGACAGACATGGAGGATACAAACccacagacaaacacaagaCCGACCTCAACCCAAGTAACCTCAAG GGCGGTGATGATCTTGACGCCAATTACGTGCTGAGCTCTCGCGTCAGAACAGGCAGGAGCATCCGTGGATTCTGTCTGCCGCCCCACTGCAGTCGTGGAGAGAGAAGAGCTGTTGAGAAGCTCTCTGTGGAAG CTTTGGGAGCCCTGACTGGGGATCTCAAAGGAAAATACTACGCCctgaaaaacatgacagacGCCGAGCAGCAGCAGCTCATCGATGACCATTTCCTGTTTGACAAGCCTGTGTCTCCCCTGCTGCTGGCCTCAGGGATGGCTCGTGATTGGCCTGACGCCAGGGGGATCTG GCACAATGATAACAAGACATTCCTTGTGTGGGTGAATGAGGAGGACCATCTGCGTGTCATCTCCATGCAGAAAGGTGGCAACATGAAGGAGGTCTTCAACCGTTTCTGCACAGGTCTCACTAAG ATTGAGGAGTTGTTCAAAAACAAGGGTCACGCGTTCATGTGGAACGAGCATCTTGGCTACGTCCTCACCTGCCCATCTAACCTCGGCACAGGCCTGCGCGCAGGAGTGCACGTCAAACTGCCTAATCTTAGCAAGTACCGCCAGTTTGAGGAGATCCTCAAGAGACTGAGACTGCAGAAACGCGGAACAG GTGGTGTGGACACTGCGGCTGTGGGTGGTGTTTTTGACATCTCCAACGCTGACCGCCTGGGCTTCTCTGAGGTGGAGCTGGTGCAGATGGTGGTGGATGGAGTCAAACTGCTGATAGAGATGGAGAAACGGCTAGAGAAAGGCCAGGCCATTGAGGACCTCATGCCTGCCCAAAAGTAG